The Candidatus Bathyarchaeota archaeon DNA window TCCTTAAAGATTTCTCGGATTTTGGCAAGGTTCTCAGCTGCCGTGTTATCTACCACGGGTTGCAGGTTGCCGTTTTTTACCTCGTAAATCATGCCTGGCAAGAGTCCGCGGTCGAAGATGTAGGATTGATAGTATTTGATTTTGGATTCCCAAATTTTGGTGTCACTGTCGTTGATTCGGGTTCCGAGGACTTTTGCGTGGTCTTCGGGGATGATGTCTCGAATGGTGCCTGTGGCTCTGCCGCCGATTGCTAAGGGGTCTTTGGCTACGATTTTGGTTACTTGAATTGGTTTGTCATTTAAGGGGTCCCATCTTTCTTCTGCTTGGAAACTGTCAAAGCCCTCATGGGTTGTGATGCGCCCGAACTTTTCCAGTTCCTGTGGCGACAAATTAGTAATGCAATACGGTAAATGCCCAGTATTATCGTACCAGAAATAGAGTTGCCCCGACACTGGCTCATAGAGCTTCACAACCGCCTTCTTCTGTCGCCCATCATACGAGGCTGAAACAAAATACGAAGGAGGAAGATTCAACGGCGCAATCGGCGGTAAAACTCGGGGTGTGCGTTCCCGCTTTTTGGGTTCAGCCGCTTCTGCCGCAACTGGGGTTTGGGGTGTGGGAGGCGCTCGGGTTTGTGGCGTCGCCGCCTTTTGGGGTGGAGTTTTGGCTGGTTTAGGGGTTCCCCAGAAACTGTCTAAGCTTTGTTGCGGCATCCTCTCTCTGAACCTTCGCTCCCACTATGATGTAACCAAACTAAAATCTTTACCGCAGCGCCGTCTCCCAAATCTTTGTTGCCAACCGAACCTGCCTGAACGCCCTTTTTAACGTTGAACAGCTTATTTTATGAGTTCAAGAATTTTGTCCCAAGATTTTTGGGCGTCTTTGGGTTTCTTGGTGCGCTGAAAATGGAAGCACTCGACGTTCAAGCCTTGGCAACTTATCAGGTTCCGCTTTAAGTCATCTACAAACAGTACTCTACCGCCTGCGGTTTTTGTGACGTAATCGACCTGTGCGCGTTTGCTGGGAAACCTGTCGCGGGTAACAACTTCTTTGATGTAGCTACTGAGCCCCTGTTGGTTGAGGTAGACTTGGATTACTTTGGCTGTCTGCATCGAAACAACGTAAACGGGCATCTGTTTTTCTTGGAGACTTTTTAGAAATTCACCGATAAACGGCACCAGTTGCGTGTTTTTGAGGGCTTCTAACTCGATGTTTTCGATTTCGGCGCTGACTTTCTGGTAGATTGGCACTCCAAAGTTGGCTTCGTAGAATGTTAGGAGGCTTTTGATGTCTTGGCCTGCGGTTTTTGAGATTTTCCGTATCACTTCGTTCCAGTCTACTTCGAGGTTAGCTATGACGCCGTCGAAGTCCAACGCAACCGCAACGATTTTTACGCTACTCGCCATGTCTGCGCCTCATGTTCAAGCATAACGCCTGCATCTAGCTGCCGCACCAGCAGGTAGTTTTCTGGGAAAAGGTTGTGGGTGGGTAAGGCTCCGTCAGTTTCGCCTTCCAAAGTCAGTTTAAGGTACTGGTAAGCTAAGTTGAGTTCGGGTTTGTTGAAAGCTTTTGCGAAGGCGTAACCCCAGAGGGGGGCGGTGGTGTGCCATTTGCCGTCTACCTCGGTGACGACGCAGTTGCCTTTGGCGTCTTCTTTTATGTCAGTCGAGTAGAAGCCGTGCGGCTCTGGGTCAAGGGCTTTGACTGAGTCCACGCCGACGCGGTCAATTTTCTCGTCTATCACGGTGCGGGCGATTGTTGGGGTGCCTGTGATGCCTGAGAGCGAGATGTGCTTAAGGAAATACTCCAATCGCTCCCTACAGTAAGACGTCACGAGTTTTCCCTTGTACCAGAGCGAATCAAACGCCAAATCTCTTCCAGACAGGAATTCTTGCGCGACAAAATCCGAAACCTTACATCTCCCCTGTAGCGTGTTAAGCTGCACCCAGTGCCGCGCCTGTTCAACGTTCTCTACCTTCAAGCCCAACCTGCCGCCTGCGCCCCGCCGCGCCCTAATCCACAGCGGACACCCAATCTCCGCAAAAGCCCTCTCGACATCGGCGAAGGTTTTGACTTCTACGGTTTTGGGCACCCGAACCCGTTTTTTGTGCAGGGCGTTGTGGATGAAGAGTTTGTCAGGCATGATGGCGACGGGTTTGGGCAGGTAGGTTTTGACGTTTTTGAATTGTGCGAGGTTTTCGGCGACGATTTGGGCTTCGCTGCTTGGGTGGGGGTGGAGGAATTCGATGTTGTGGGTTTGGATGATTTTTTGTAGGAGCGGTATGAAGGTGGGGTCGTCGTGTCGGGGCGAGTGGTAGCGGGTGTCAGCGTCGGGGAAGTTTAGGAAATGCGGGTTGTGGTCGGTGCATGCCACGAAGGGTTTCAGCTTTTTCTGCTGCTCCGCCAACCGCAAGGCACGGATGAAGCTGATGCCACCTGAACCGCCTGCCCCAGTCACCAAAATGTTAGTCATGGCTGTGTTGCCTCTTGTACCTGATTAAAGGCTTCTTTTCCAGTTAAAAACGTTATATCCCCTCTGTCAACGAGTTGCTTGATGAGTTGGGGGTAAACTCTGCCGCCCCGCATCATGACGGCGTTGTCATGCCAAAGCAGCGTGAGGATTTCTGCACCTGCCGCATAAAGCTGGTCTACAGTTTTAACGATGAAGGGCACGATGGTTTCTTCGGTTTGCCCCATGTATGTGAAGAGGTAAGCGTCCATAAATGTGATGGGGAAAACTACGACGCCGTCGCGGGTTAGGTGCCCTGTGTTTCGGGGGTCGATGTGGTGTTTATCAAACGAGATGGATGAATCGTACTTTATGCCTGCTTTGGCGAAGTTTGGGTAGGTGTTTTCGGTGAGTTTTAGGCAGTGAATTCTGCAGCCAACAATTTGGGTTCCCGCGGCCCTCTCGATGAGCGCTTTTTCTTTGTTCACGTCTTGTTGGGTGGCGGTGTTGTTGGCGTGCAACCCCACTTCCCAACCATGAGTTAAAAGGTCGCGGATGGTGTGGCTGTACTCGCTCACTTCGCAGCCGTCGTCGTAGATGGGTCTGAAGAAGAAGGTTGAGCGGATGCCAAATTCCTCTTCAATCTCCCTGACCCTTGGAACGCCGAAGTAGGGGTTAAAGTCTTCAGTTTGGACTTTTTGGATGATTTCTGAGGAAAACCTGTCTTGCCTTGCCAAAACGTGTGTTTTGCCGGGGCCTCTGAGTGGCCAGTCAACGTCGTGGGTTAAGATGAGTTTGCGTTGACTTTTAGGCGTCGACTTCAAAGAGTGAGGGTCTCCAGTGGTTGTATTTTGGTTTGGGCTAAATAAACCTGCTCAAAACCTAAAGAAGGAGGCTCCGCTTGGGGAACCCGCAATTTGGCTTAAAACTTGGGTTTATTCGGTGTAGAGGCCGTTTAGTGCGTCATGCACCGATTTAAGTTGTGGACCGTGTTTTTGGCGGCGGTGGCTGTCTACTTCTTTTTTGGTATCAAAGATTTTGCCACATTCGGCACACATGTACTGTCCCGCTCGGGTTTGGGGGGTGCTTCGACGCTTAACTAGTTGACTTGAATTCATCTGTAATTCTCCTCTAAATTAGAAAAGGAAAACTTCGATAAGCTGATGTGTGCGACAAATTTTGTACACACTCCTCCCTCTGCGCCTGAACAGCCATCTTCAACTTTTCTATCGGCATTGAAAATTGATAAAGCTATGTGGCTGTTTACATGCAGTTACAGCTGCCGTTGTTGTATTGCTTATTTAGGGCGATGCCTTTGGTTGGAGTGTGAACAGAATTTGTTGCGGGAAGCTTGGACAATCGCTATAGAAACATTGAGTTGGATGGAGTTGCGCCGCTTAAACGAGCGTTCAGCGTTGGTGCGCACAACTAAGCAGTTGGGCATAAGCAACCCGCAGGCCATGCGCCTCGCATACGGGCTGGTTGTTGAGACCACACGACGCAAAAACCTAATCGACAAACTCATAAACACCGTGGTGGCGCCCAAAAAACTCGCCGAATACAACCAAGGAGTACAAGCGTTTCTGCGGCTCTACGTTTACCAAACCCGCGTCGCCAAGAACTGGGGCAAAATCCACCTCAGAGAAGCCGAAAACATCGCCAGCTTAGGCAGAGCCATTCTATGCTGGGAAGTCATGCGCGAAGTGGAACCCTATCTGGGTTTTCTGTTAACCCGCCAACTTGCACCCATCCTCGACGCCGCCAGCGAAACCGAGCGGATCGCGCTTGAAACCTTCCACCCCACATGGTTCGTCGAATACCTAACCAAACTCTTCGGCAAACAAGAAGCCACCGCCTTCTTCAAAGGCAGCCTCAACCCCCCACCCACATACATCCGCATCAACACCCTTGCCGCTCCAGAGGAGGAAATCGTAGCTAAACTCGCCGCGGAAGGTGTAAAACTTGAAAAAGTCGAACCCCTAAAATACACCTACAAAGTTTTAGAGCTAAAAGCACCCCTCAACACGTCACCCAGCCTCAAAGCAGGCCTATTTTACGTGCAGGACAAAGCAAGCTGCTTCGCCACCCAAGCAGCCAACCCCACCCCCAACAGCGTCGTATTCGACATCTGCGCAGCTCCAGGAGCCAAAACCACCTTCATCGCCCAACTCATGGGCAACCAAGGCAGAATCATCTCCGTGGACTTCTCAGCCAAACGCATGCGCATTTGGCAGAAGGAGACGGCTCGGATGGGCACAAAAATCGCGGAGCCAGTTGTGGCGGATGCGCGGGTTTCGGTGCCGCTGGTCGGGGAGGCTGATTTGTTGGTCTTAGATCCGCCTTGCACCAGTTCAGGCGTGTTTGCCAAGCAGCCCTCTGCAAAGTGGCGTCTCAGCCCCAAGTCGATTGCGAACATGAGCAAAATTCAGCTTCAAATGATTAACAACTGCGCCGACAAAGTCAAAGCGGGCGGCTTCCTCGCTTACTCCACCTGCAGCATCACACTCGAAGAAAACGAAAGCGTAATCGAGCAGTTCCTAAAAACCCACCCCGAATTCCGCTTAGTGGAGATTGAACCCAAAATCGGCGTCCCCGGACTCAACGGCTTAACCCAATGCCAACGCCTCTACCTCCACATGCATGGCTGTAACGGCTTCTTCATAGCCAAACTACAAAAACAACAATCAACCTGACCCAAAATCGCCTAGTGTTCTCTGCGGCGACTCCTTTCTGTAGAGCGGGTAAGATACTTTGTTACCGTCTACCTGTGCCAACTCGTTTAGTTGGTGGGTTATGGTGTCGGTTTTGCTTATGATATGCAGCACCAGCACATGCCGCGCCACCAGTGCGTCGCTGATTAGGATTCGGTGGCATTTCCAAGGCAGCGCCTCCGCACACATCAGGGCAAGGCGGTTTTCCCGCGCCAACGCCACCACCTTGAGCAACGCCTCAGTGAACTCTTTGGTCTGCATGTAGTCGGCGTACCCGCGGAAGCTGGCGTTTTCCAAGGCGAGGTTGATGCTGTTTCGACTTGGGTGGCGTAAGCCTCCGATTTCGGGCAGATGGATGTATTTGATGCCGTGGGGTTTTAGGTGTTCGGGGAGGGCTTCTTTGTTGAATTGGGGGTTGTGGCGGCTGTGTGGGACAGTTCGGACATCTATAACCAGCCCGATTTGGTAGGTTTGGAGCAGCTCAGTGAACTCGTCAAGTGTTCGCGTCGAGTGCCCGATGGTGAAAACTGTCAGTTCGGTTTCTTTGCTCAAACCTAACCCTCAAAGCTACATTATGGCTAGCTGGATATAAGAATCAAACCTAAACAGGCATATTTGACGCCTAATATCCAACCTATGCACTGCACCTATAGATGGAATAGCGCCGCACCAACATATTTGGAGCCTATTAGCTACTCTATGCAGAAACCTATAGATGGAGGCTGGTTCAGAAACCTTGACAAGACTTAGTCAAGAAACCTAAACAAGAAGCCTTTAATTTGCAACCCCCGCCAGTGTTCATGTGGCTGGCAAACTTGACCAAAACCGTCGCTTTAGCCCTCATACTGGTTCTGGCAGCAACGAACCTAATGATGGTGGGGAGTAGCTCCGAGCAGTCGATACCTAAACCGTCAATACCAGAATTCACAATCAAGTATGTTCATGCAAGTTACAGTACAACCACAACCGACCCCCTACACGGGTCAAACCACAACCACCCAGCATCCCAACAGAACCATACAAGTAACCATAACAAACCAGCCCACAATAGACAACAGTCACCCAATCTATTACAATATTCGTGTTCGACCGCATTTTGAGGGCGACTGGACGGAACTATACCCCATTTGGAAGTTGCCTAATACACGATACAATTGGGAGACAAAAACATGGACCTACTCCCAGTACCTTTACACAAAAGAAATGTCGCTACCGCTTCAAACACCCATCCAATCAAGCGGCCAATACACCACCATAACATTGCCTCTAGACGAAAACCCCCGATACCCTCTAAATAATCTGCCAGACAATGCCAAATTGGACTTCCAAGTTGAAGCATTCGTTGGGCACGACGCTCAAAGTTGGGCGATTCAGCATCCGCTAAACCCTGAATACGGCGGATACTTCGTGGATTCAGTGGCTTATGACAGTGATAGCGGCTGGAGCGGCACCCGAACGATAAGCTTACCTGATGGTTCTGTTTTTGTCTCTACGCCAGACCCGACAGCTTCATCTTCAGTAACGCCAACTTCGACAGCATCACCGATGGCTACGGTTTCAGAAAAATCAACATCACCTACTGCCCAATCTAACGCTGATAGTTCGGCGTTTCCTGGTTTGGAATGGGTTGAAATCGTCATCACGATGTTGCTTGCTGCTGTTGTGGTGTTGTTGGGTTTGGTGGTTGTGTATCTGCGTAAAAGGAGCCTAAAGTAGCGGGTGTATTTGGAGTCTGTGTTCGGAAGCCAAAATGGGGGAGCTACAACCCGTTTTAGCTGCTTTATATAAGGGAGGGGAGGTAGCGCAAGAGAGGCGGCGTGGTTTTCAATGTTGGTTCTTGGTTCAGTGAACTTATAGTTGAACTTCTAGTTCACGCTTTAAAAGGAGTAGAGAAAAATTCAACTGCCCCCAAAAAGGATCTATAAAATAAACCCTAATCTAACGTCAACATACGCCTAATTCGCAGAAGAAGCGCAACCTTTAGATTAACACTTTTTTTAGGCATAGCAAATATAAGGAACCCCGTCAAATTATTCGCAAAGAAGTGTCGTTTCATGTCAGAAAAACTGTCATTGGTCACATGTACAAGCTGCGGAAAACCAATCCCGCCAGGCAGCGAATCCACAAAATTCCCGTGCCCAAACTGCGGCGAAATCCAAATTAAACGCGACGGCAAATGCCGCAAATTCGGCAGACTATACAAGTGCCCCAAATGCGGATTCCAAGGACCATAAAAGGCGAAACAGTATGGGCGCAATACTAGTTGTCTACAAGGTTTTCCCCGAAGACATAGTTGAAGACTTTGAACCCCTAAAAGAGAAAGTCAAAGCCATCCTTCCACAGCACAGTTCCATTGAGGGCTGGGGAACCGAGGATGTCGCTTTCGGACTCAAAGCACTACTTGTCCAGGTGCGTTTTCCAGAGGACAAAATGGGCATAGTGGAAGAATTCGAAACTGCACTTGCCAAAATTCCAGGCGTAAGCCAAGCTGAAGCCTTCAACATCCGCAGAACAAGCCGCGACTAAGCGGTTCCTTACCTTTTTCGCTTAAATATTCATCTTTTTAGCTCTATCTGAATGTTTTTGACGCTACACTTTAAAGTTTATATATGTTACCCGTCTTTTTCAAACAACAGACCTAAAACAGCAGATTATTTGGAGCCATCTAGATGAGCGAAGTTCAATTACGCGTCGGAGACGCACGACAAAGAGATGTCGGCAGAGGAATAGCCCGCATCGACCAGCGTACCATGCAGCGACTTGGCATCAGCGCTGGAGACGTTATCGAGATAGTTAACAAACGCACAACAAGCGCAATCGCTTGGCCAGCTTACAGTGAAGACCAAAACCGCGACATAATCCGCATCGACGGGTTTACACGCAAAAACAGCGGCGTAGCCATCAACGAGTACGTGGTGGTTCGACCCGCCAAAGTCAAAACCGCCATCGCATTAACCCTTGCACCGGTGGACATGAGGTTAAACGTGGATGATGACTTCACGAACTTCGTCAGAAACCGCCTCATGGAACGCACCTTAGTCGAAGGCGACACTACACTGGTTATGATGCTTGGTCACGCCATCCCATTCACGGTATCCAAAACAAGACCACATGGCATAATAAAAGTCACAACCGAAACCCGCCTAACCATACTAAACGAACCTGCACCAGAAGGCAAAGGCTTACCGCGCACAACCTACGAAGACATCGGCGGACTCCACGACGAAATCCAACGCGTCCGAGAAATGGTTGAGTTGCCACTGCGGCATCCTGAACTGTTCCAGCGCTTAGGAATCGAGCCGCCCAAAGGCGTATTGCTCCATGGTCCACCTGGCTGCGGCAAAACACTCCTCGCCAGAGCAGTAGCTAACGAGTCCGAAGCCAACTTTTACAGCATCAACGGACCCGAAATCATGAGCAAATTCTACGGTGAATCCGAAGCCCGCTTAAGAGAAATCTTCCAGCAAGCCCAACAAAACGCGCCCAGCATCATATTCGTCGATGAACTCGACGCCATCGCTCCGAAACGTGAAGAAGTCACAGGCGAAGTGGAAAGACGCGTCGTCGCACAGATGCTGGCACTAATGGATGGTTTGTCAGGCAGAGGCAACGTCATCGTCATAGGCGCAACCAACCGGCCAGGCGCACTTGACCCCGCCCTGCGTAGACCAGGCAGATTCGACCGAGAAATCGAAATCAGCGTACCAGACAAAAAAGGACGCCACGAAGTTCTCCAGATACACACCCGCGGTATGCCCCTTGCAGAAGACGTTGACTTAAACAAACTTGCAGCCATGACTCACGGTTACACCGGCGCAGACCTCTCCGCTTTGGGCAGAGAAACAGCCATGAAGGCACTACGCAGATACCTGCCACAGATTAACCTCGAAGAAGAACGCATCCCG harbors:
- a CDS encoding CDC48 family AAA ATPase, with protein sequence MSEVQLRVGDARQRDVGRGIARIDQRTMQRLGISAGDVIEIVNKRTTSAIAWPAYSEDQNRDIIRIDGFTRKNSGVAINEYVVVRPAKVKTAIALTLAPVDMRLNVDDDFTNFVRNRLMERTLVEGDTTLVMMLGHAIPFTVSKTRPHGIIKVTTETRLTILNEPAPEGKGLPRTTYEDIGGLHDEIQRVREMVELPLRHPELFQRLGIEPPKGVLLHGPPGCGKTLLARAVANESEANFYSINGPEIMSKFYGESEARLREIFQQAQQNAPSIIFVDELDAIAPKREEVTGEVERRVVAQMLALMDGLSGRGNVIVIGATNRPGALDPALRRPGRFDREIEISVPDKKGRHEVLQIHTRGMPLAEDVDLNKLAAMTHGYTGADLSALGRETAMKALRRYLPQINLEEERIPPAVLEKMEVTMDDFVGAYKEVTPTAMREVYIEVSSVHWDDAGGLDDVKQHLKEAVEWPLKNPEMFTRLGIRPPKGILMYGPPGCGKTLLARAVATESEANFISIKGPEVFSKWVGESEKAIREVFRKARMAAPAVIFLDEIDSLTPRRGMGMSDSGVSERVISQLLTEMDGITSLQDIVVIAATNRPDMVDSAVIRPGRFDRLIYVPEPDDKSRLQIFKIYTKGMPIGSDVDLNQLAMMTKYYSGADIESLCREAAMHSLRRDVNAREVTMKDFQDAMKEMGPSITPDMEKWYKSFMQQIRQVQKPATPVA
- a CDS encoding RsmB/NOP family class I SAM-dependent RNA methyltransferase; this translates as MREAWTIAIETLSWMELRRLNERSALVRTTKQLGISNPQAMRLAYGLVVETTRRKNLIDKLINTVVAPKKLAEYNQGVQAFLRLYVYQTRVAKNWGKIHLREAENIASLGRAILCWEVMREVEPYLGFLLTRQLAPILDAASETERIALETFHPTWFVEYLTKLFGKQEATAFFKGSLNPPPTYIRINTLAAPEEEIVAKLAAEGVKLEKVEPLKYTYKVLELKAPLNTSPSLKAGLFYVQDKASCFATQAANPTPNSVVFDICAAPGAKTTFIAQLMGNQGRIISVDFSAKRMRIWQKETARMGTKIAEPVVADARVSVPLVGEADLLVLDPPCTSSGVFAKQPSAKWRLSPKSIANMSKIQLQMINNCADKVKAGGFLAYSTCSITLEENESVIEQFLKTHPEFRLVEIEPKIGVPGLNGLTQCQRLYLHMHGCNGFFIAKLQKQQST
- a CDS encoding HAD hydrolase-like protein, which encodes MASSVKIVAVALDFDGVIANLEVDWNEVIRKISKTAGQDIKSLLTFYEANFGVPIYQKVSAEIENIELEALKNTQLVPFIGEFLKSLQEKQMPVYVVSMQTAKVIQVYLNQQGLSSYIKEVVTRDRFPSKRAQVDYVTKTAGGRVLFVDDLKRNLISCQGLNVECFHFQRTKKPKDAQKSWDKILELIK
- a CDS encoding DUF488 domain-containing protein; translated protein: MSKETELTVFTIGHSTRTLDEFTELLQTYQIGLVIDVRTVPHSRHNPQFNKEALPEHLKPHGIKYIHLPEIGGLRHPSRNSINLALENASFRGYADYMQTKEFTEALLKVVALARENRLALMCAEALPWKCHRILISDALVARHVLVLHIISKTDTITHQLNELAQVDGNKVSYPLYRKESPQRTLGDFGSG
- a CDS encoding zinc finger domain-containing protein, with product MSEKLSLVTCTSCGKPIPPGSESTKFPCPNCGEIQIKRDGKCRKFGRLYKCPKCGFQGP
- a CDS encoding ATP-grasp domain-containing protein; the protein is MTNILVTGAGGSGGISFIRALRLAEQQKKLKPFVACTDHNPHFLNFPDADTRYHSPRHDDPTFIPLLQKIIQTHNIEFLHPHPSSEAQIVAENLAQFKNVKTYLPKPVAIMPDKLFIHNALHKKRVRVPKTVEVKTFADVERAFAEIGCPLWIRARRGAGGRLGLKVENVEQARHWVQLNTLQGRCKVSDFVAQEFLSGRDLAFDSLWYKGKLVTSYCRERLEYFLKHISLSGITGTPTIARTVIDEKIDRVGVDSVKALDPEPHGFYSTDIKEDAKGNCVVTEVDGKWHTTAPLWGYAFAKAFNKPELNLAYQYLKLTLEGETDGALPTHNLFPENYLLVRQLDAGVMLEHEAQTWRVA
- a CDS encoding elongation factor 1-beta, with product MGAILVVYKVFPEDIVEDFEPLKEKVKAILPQHSSIEGWGTEDVAFGLKALLVQVRFPEDKMGIVEEFETALAKIPGVSQAEAFNIRRTSRD